A genomic region of Sander vitreus isolate 19-12246 chromosome 11, sanVit1, whole genome shotgun sequence contains the following coding sequences:
- the nmi gene encoding N-myc-interactor, with the protein MADVCDSREMNGQTDGGLDLEEDPSGLEEARKELETWKAKAEQADDVKARLILEKLEEDDAKAKAQQEMLAYVKKQEECQKDFSQSMDAVQDQILQLARRKKDLQDNLKRCQTQLEARRVESTKLKQKFKIYAQIPDTEVKFSGPVEEEADGDSQPIRAVFVISQRASVLLHGGQALITFEEERVASQVLKIAKCSVSIENTTVDVKPQRITMDPAVKFEVHLDVSRKELKLSNVPPSMPDERVADRLELSFSRPSRGGGEVERVEYDNNTGTGRITFLCPGVADSLALTGSYHVDLDPEVKVQVGPSYSYKLRKFQTFCGAPKRTILLDDIEDKEDEEDLQDHLEIHFQKPSNYGGEIESIKYNSRGKKALHALFSESSSESCL; encoded by the exons ATGGCTGACGTCTGCGATAGTCGCGAGATGAACGGCCAG ACGGACGGTGGTCTGGATCTGGAAGAGGACCCCAGCGGGTTGGAGGAGGCCAGGAAAGAGTTGGAGACATGGAAG GCTAAAGCAGAGCAGGCTGACGATGTGAAAGCCAGGCTGATATTGGAAAAGCTGGAAGAAGATGACGCCAAGGCGAAGGCCCAGCAGGAGATGTTGGCTTACGTTAAAAAGCAGGAGGAGTGTCAGAAGGACTTCAGTCAAAGCATGGACGCAGTGCAG GACCAGATCCTGCAGCTGGCTCGCCGCAAAAAGGACCTGCAGGACAATCTGAAGAGATGTCAGACTCAGCTGGAGGCCAGGAGGGTTGAGTCCACCAAACTGAAGCAGAAGTTCAAG ATCTACGCTCAGATCCCAGACACAGAGGTGAAGTTCAGTGGTCCGGTTGAAGAGGAGGCGGATGGCGacagccagccaatcagagcagtgtTTGTCATCAGCCAGAGAGCCAGCGTGCTCCTGCACGGAGGACAGGCGCTCATCACCTTCGAGGAGGAGAGAG tgGCATCTCAGGTCTTGAAGATTGCCAAGTGCTCTGTGTCCATCGAGAACACGACTGTGGATGTGAAACCACAAAGAATAACCATGGATCCTGCTGTTAAGTttgag GTGCACCTTGATGTGTCCAGAAAGGAGCTGAAGCTGTCCAACGTCCCCCCCTCCATGCCGGATGAGAGGGTAGCGGACCGACTAGAGCTGAGCTTCTCCAGGcccagcagaggaggaggagaggtggagagagtGGAGTACGATAACAACACGGGGACAGGACGCATCACCTTTCTCTGCCCTGGAG tggCTGACAGCCTGGCCCTGACAGGAAGTTACCATGTGGATCTGGATCCGGAGGTGAAGGTTCAGGTCGGCCCCAGTTACAGTTACAAGCTGCGCAAGTTTCAG ACCTTCTGTGGCGCTCCGAAGCGCACCATCCTCCTGGATGACATTGAGGAcaaggaggacgaggaggaccTGCAGGACCACCTGGAGATCCACTTCCAGAAGCCCAGCAACTATGGCGGGGAGATCGAGAGCATCAAGTACAACAGCCGGGGGAAGAAGGCTCTGCACGCCCTGTTCAGCGAGAGCTCTAGCGAGAGCTGCCTCTAG